The following proteins come from a genomic window of Microbacterium lemovicicum:
- a CDS encoding polyprenyl synthetase family protein, with protein MTPSAPGSPLAGKLGFTDRIFAGPRSRRLLSEVEKGLQRVEEHLAGELTVTYPVADAASRYLYEAGGKRLRPMLALLTSKLGDGMTDEVVQAASALEITHLGSLYHDDVMDSSDRRRGVPAAQTVWGNNVAILTGDLLFSRASQIMARHGEEAIQLQADTFERLVLGQFHETVGPQGDEDPVEFYLQVLSDKTGSLIAAAAQAGIIFSHGPAELEEPMVVFGEKAGVAFQLLDDVIDLSNDPEITGKVPGTDLRAGVPTMPYLLLGQRADAASIALRTRIDDGVARIADGADPAILDAALAELREHEATQATLDLAHAWSREAIDALAPVPDGAVKEALTRFARAVSDRSS; from the coding sequence GTGACCCCTTCTGCGCCGGGTTCGCCCCTCGCGGGCAAGCTGGGCTTCACCGACCGGATCTTCGCCGGACCCCGTTCGCGGCGCTTGCTGTCGGAGGTCGAGAAGGGTCTCCAGCGCGTCGAGGAGCACCTCGCCGGTGAGCTCACCGTGACCTATCCGGTGGCCGATGCCGCGAGCCGCTACCTCTACGAGGCCGGTGGCAAGCGCCTCCGCCCGATGCTCGCGCTGCTGACCTCCAAGCTCGGCGACGGCATGACCGACGAGGTCGTGCAGGCCGCCAGCGCCCTGGAGATCACCCACCTCGGCTCGCTGTACCACGACGACGTCATGGACTCCTCCGACCGGCGCCGCGGAGTTCCCGCCGCCCAGACGGTGTGGGGCAACAACGTCGCGATCCTCACCGGGGACCTGCTGTTCTCGCGGGCCAGCCAGATCATGGCGCGGCACGGCGAGGAGGCCATCCAGCTGCAGGCCGACACGTTCGAGCGCCTCGTGCTCGGACAGTTCCACGAGACCGTCGGTCCGCAGGGCGACGAGGATCCCGTCGAGTTCTACCTGCAGGTGCTCTCCGACAAGACCGGCTCGCTCATCGCCGCCGCGGCGCAGGCGGGCATCATCTTCTCGCACGGCCCGGCCGAGCTCGAGGAGCCGATGGTCGTCTTCGGCGAGAAGGCGGGCGTGGCGTTCCAGCTGCTCGATGACGTCATCGACCTCTCCAACGACCCCGAGATCACCGGCAAGGTGCCCGGTACCGACCTCCGCGCCGGGGTGCCGACCATGCCGTACCTCCTGCTGGGCCAGAGGGCGGATGCCGCCTCCATCGCCCTGCGGACGCGCATCGACGACGGGGTCGCCCGCATCGCGGACGGCGCCGACCCGGCGATCCTCGACGCCGCGCTCGCCGAGCTGCGCGAGCACGAGGCGACCCAGGCGACCCTCGATCTCGCTCACGCGTGGTCGCGCGAGGCGATCGACGCCCTCGCTCCGGTTCCCGACGGTGCGGTGAAGGAGGCGCTGACGCGCTTCGCCCGCGCCGTCTCGGACCGCTCCAGCTGA
- a CDS encoding DUF402 domain-containing protein codes for MTDDRLPQSPVRPAPGSPLAFRWRKWDGGIHWVHECVYLGRDQWGEWFGQPAGWRSTRPGRDFATDHASVTLLPLSGDYAYTHNAPPHPTSVYIDIAWDVRWDEGTDPTGIDMDLDVVSRVDRGIYIDDRDEWDEHRVAYGYPGEIVEHLDALATELERQVTAGLTPFDPATAAAWLARLAAFGLGPGDAPGAGTATPA; via the coding sequence GTGACCGACGACCGCCTGCCGCAGAGCCCCGTCCGTCCGGCCCCGGGCAGCCCCCTGGCGTTCCGCTGGCGGAAGTGGGACGGCGGCATCCACTGGGTGCACGAGTGCGTCTACCTCGGCCGCGACCAGTGGGGGGAGTGGTTCGGCCAGCCCGCCGGCTGGCGCAGCACCCGCCCCGGGCGCGACTTCGCGACCGACCATGCGAGCGTGACGCTGCTGCCCCTGAGCGGCGACTACGCCTACACGCACAACGCGCCCCCGCACCCGACCTCGGTCTACATCGACATCGCGTGGGACGTCCGGTGGGACGAGGGCACCGATCCCACGGGGATCGACATGGACCTCGACGTCGTGTCGCGCGTCGACCGCGGCATCTACATCGACGACCGCGACGAGTGGGACGAGCACCGAGTGGCGTACGGCTACCCCGGGGAGATCGTCGAGCACCTCGACGCGCTCGCCACGGAGCTCGAGCGCCAGGTGACGGCGGGGCTGACGCCGTTCGACCCCGCGACCGCCGCGGCGTGGCTCGCGCGGCTGGCGGCGTTCGGGCTCGGGCCCGGCGACGCTCCCGGCGCCGGCACAGCGACCCCCGCCTAG
- a CDS encoding MFS transporter: MTSVTPAAPRRAWTMLIVLTMLTTAGMTVVLPVLPFVVLLYVPQENDLALWVGTLEAVNGLCAFLVAPFLGRLSDRFGRRPVIIAAAFGAALSMTLFGVGGAIWVLLLARVIQGLTAGDLPALFAYLADITPPAQRARRFGLLGALAGIGTMIGPALGGVLGAISVELPVFVTAGLALVIAVLSLFLLPESHLPENRIARIRMRDVQPFAVFRSAFRRPELRGLMIGFGLLALPFGFFVNNFSVLALDAISWGPTQIGLTTAAVGIIDILIQGVLLGILLPRIGERALIVSGIVTQIVGLAGLAVVASVFAQPWLFIAGALMLAAGQGASQAAMDGAMSNAVGPDEQGWLGGATQSLNAAMGTVAPLIAGALYVGVSHAAPYGLGVALMVVAAIVVGRAHIAEAARHPMEPAAAEPAPVLR, translated from the coding sequence ATGACTTCAGTTACTCCGGCAGCGCCGAGGCGCGCCTGGACGATGCTCATCGTCCTCACCATGCTCACGACGGCGGGCATGACCGTCGTGCTCCCCGTGCTCCCGTTCGTCGTGCTGCTCTACGTGCCGCAGGAGAACGACCTCGCGCTGTGGGTCGGCACGCTCGAGGCCGTCAACGGCCTCTGCGCGTTCCTCGTCGCCCCGTTCCTGGGGCGGCTGTCCGACCGCTTCGGGCGGCGACCGGTCATCATCGCCGCCGCCTTCGGCGCCGCGCTGTCGATGACGCTCTTCGGCGTCGGCGGCGCCATCTGGGTGCTCCTGCTGGCCCGCGTCATCCAGGGCCTCACCGCGGGCGACCTCCCCGCCCTGTTCGCCTACCTCGCCGACATCACCCCGCCCGCCCAGCGTGCGCGCCGCTTCGGACTCCTGGGTGCGCTGGCGGGTATCGGCACCATGATCGGGCCCGCCCTGGGCGGCGTGCTGGGGGCGATCAGCGTCGAGCTGCCGGTCTTCGTGACGGCGGGCCTCGCTCTCGTGATCGCGGTGCTCAGCCTCTTCCTCCTCCCGGAGAGCCACCTCCCGGAGAACCGCATCGCCCGCATCCGGATGCGCGACGTGCAGCCGTTCGCGGTCTTCCGCAGCGCGTTCCGCCGGCCCGAGCTGCGCGGGCTGATGATCGGCTTCGGACTGCTCGCGCTGCCGTTCGGCTTCTTCGTCAACAACTTCAGCGTCCTTGCCCTCGACGCGATCTCGTGGGGACCGACGCAGATCGGGCTCACGACCGCCGCCGTCGGCATCATCGACATCCTCATCCAGGGCGTGCTGCTCGGCATCCTCCTCCCCCGCATCGGCGAGCGCGCCCTCATCGTGAGCGGCATCGTGACGCAGATCGTCGGCCTCGCCGGCCTCGCCGTCGTCGCATCGGTCTTCGCGCAGCCGTGGCTGTTCATCGCCGGCGCGCTGATGCTGGCCGCCGGACAGGGCGCGTCGCAGGCGGCGATGGACGGCGCGATGTCCAACGCCGTCGGACCCGACGAGCAGGGCTGGCTCGGCGGTGCCACCCAGTCACTCAACGCCGCGATGGGCACCGTCGCCCCGCTGATCGCCGGCGCGCTCTACGTGGGCGTCAGTCACGCGGCGCCCTACGGGCTGGGCGTCGCCCTCATGGTGGTCGCGGCGATCGTGGTCGGCCGCGCGCACATCGCCGAGGCCGCGAGGCACCCGATGGAGCCGGCCGCCGCGGAGCCCGCGCCCGTGCTGCGCTGA
- a CDS encoding 1,4-dihydroxy-2-naphthoate polyprenyltransferase: MAGTPSKKRKHPGPKRQPPRGNPQRAHASRDPRRVEKATARDWIGAARLRTLPLAVAPVVVGTGAAILVDGLFHWVLALACLVVAVALQIGVNYANDYSDGIRGTDDVRVGPARLTASRRAQPRTVLTVALVFFAIAGVTGLALTIRTQQWWFLLVGAACLIAAWFYTGGKRPYGYAGLGELFVFVFFGLVATLGTTWVQVQELPQEAWFGAVAIGLLACAVLLANNLRDIDQDRLAGKRTLSVLIGRRATQVLFTVFVLAPFVIAGFLALFYPIAWLSLLVLLLVLPAILIVWTYRAPRELVIALALTSLAAVAYAGFLFWAFVG; this comes from the coding sequence GTGGCAGGAACCCCGAGCAAGAAGCGCAAGCACCCCGGTCCGAAGAGGCAGCCGCCGCGCGGCAACCCGCAGCGCGCGCACGCGTCGCGGGACCCGCGCCGGGTGGAGAAGGCGACCGCCCGTGACTGGATCGGCGCCGCACGCCTGCGCACCCTCCCGCTCGCGGTCGCACCCGTCGTCGTGGGGACGGGCGCCGCGATCCTCGTGGACGGGCTCTTCCACTGGGTGCTCGCCCTCGCCTGCCTCGTCGTCGCGGTCGCCCTGCAGATCGGCGTCAACTACGCCAACGACTACAGCGACGGCATCCGCGGCACGGATGACGTCCGCGTGGGCCCCGCCCGCCTGACCGCCTCGCGCCGGGCCCAGCCGCGCACGGTGCTCACCGTCGCGCTCGTCTTCTTCGCGATCGCCGGCGTCACCGGGCTCGCGCTCACGATCCGCACCCAGCAGTGGTGGTTCCTGCTGGTGGGCGCGGCCTGCCTGATCGCGGCATGGTTCTACACCGGCGGCAAGCGGCCCTACGGCTACGCGGGGCTGGGGGAGCTGTTCGTCTTCGTGTTCTTCGGTCTCGTGGCCACTCTCGGCACCACCTGGGTGCAGGTCCAGGAGCTGCCCCAGGAGGCCTGGTTCGGAGCGGTCGCGATCGGCCTCCTGGCCTGCGCCGTGCTCCTGGCCAACAACCTCCGCGACATCGACCAGGACCGCCTCGCCGGCAAGCGCACGCTCTCGGTGCTCATCGGGCGCCGCGCGACCCAGGTGCTGTTCACGGTCTTCGTCCTGGCGCCCTTCGTGATCGCCGGCTTCCTGGCGCTGTTCTACCCGATCGCGTGGCTGTCGCTGCTCGTGCTGCTGCTGGTGCTGCCGGCCATCCTCATCGTGTGGACCTATCGCGCTCCCCGGGAGCTCGTCATCGCCCTCGCACTGACGTCGCTCGCCGCGGTGGCGTATGCCGGCTTCCTCTTCTGGGCGTTCGTCGGCTGA
- a CDS encoding isochorismate synthase, producing the protein MSSRPAHTAPPRLRSITREIEAVEDVLAYTPGYDPLFWSRRGDAMAGFGSVLSFGARPGVGIAQIAATWRTLSAAASVDDPVGVPGSGLVAFGAFVFDPRSARRNTLIVPDTIVGRRGGRSWVTRIGYVDAEGLEPELPPRTPFGPHWSATLGPGAMTPEGYMNAVADAVEAIRARRLDKVVLARDLVGTIPAGSDLRRLVRELMTGYPDCWTFAVDGTIGASPETLVSVAHGTVTARVLAGTSARGADADADAAASLALATSSKNQDEHRFAVRSLLDTLRPHTSALAAADEPFTLKLPNVWHLATDVEGTLGDASSALDLVQALHPTAAVGGTPRAVAIDEIQRLEPFDRGRYAGAVGWTDAAGDGEWAVALRCAQVGPAVVGAPTIPVVAHAGAGIVVDSDPESELLETRVKFRPIVDALA; encoded by the coding sequence ATGAGCAGCCGGCCCGCGCACACCGCGCCCCCGCGGCTCCGCTCCATCACCCGCGAGATCGAAGCGGTCGAGGACGTCCTGGCCTACACGCCGGGCTACGATCCCCTCTTCTGGAGCCGCCGCGGCGATGCGATGGCCGGCTTCGGATCGGTGCTCTCCTTCGGAGCGCGGCCGGGCGTCGGGATCGCGCAGATCGCCGCCACGTGGCGGACGCTGTCGGCCGCGGCATCCGTCGACGATCCCGTCGGTGTGCCCGGATCGGGTCTCGTCGCCTTCGGCGCCTTCGTCTTCGACCCCCGGTCCGCGCGGCGCAACACGCTGATCGTGCCCGACACGATCGTCGGCCGCCGCGGCGGCCGGTCGTGGGTGACGCGCATCGGCTACGTCGACGCGGAGGGCCTCGAGCCCGAGCTGCCCCCGCGCACCCCGTTCGGCCCGCACTGGTCGGCGACCCTCGGCCCCGGCGCGATGACGCCGGAGGGCTATATGAACGCGGTCGCCGACGCCGTCGAGGCGATCCGCGCGCGACGGCTCGACAAGGTGGTGCTCGCGCGCGACCTGGTGGGCACGATCCCGGCCGGCTCCGACCTGCGGCGGCTCGTGCGCGAGCTCATGACCGGGTATCCGGACTGCTGGACCTTCGCGGTGGACGGCACCATCGGCGCGAGTCCTGAGACCCTGGTGTCCGTCGCCCACGGCACCGTCACCGCTCGTGTGCTCGCCGGAACGAGCGCACGGGGCGCCGACGCGGACGCGGATGCCGCGGCATCCCTCGCCCTCGCGACCAGCAGCAAGAACCAGGACGAGCACCGCTTCGCGGTGCGGAGCCTGCTCGACACCCTCCGGCCGCACACGAGCGCGCTGGCGGCGGCCGACGAGCCGTTCACCCTCAAGCTGCCGAACGTCTGGCACCTGGCAACCGACGTCGAGGGCACGCTCGGCGACGCCTCGTCGGCCCTCGATCTCGTGCAGGCCCTGCACCCGACCGCCGCGGTGGGCGGCACACCGCGCGCCGTGGCGATCGACGAGATCCAGCGTCTCGAGCCCTTCGACCGCGGTCGATATGCGGGTGCGGTCGGGTGGACGGATGCCGCGGGCGACGGCGAATGGGCGGTCGCCCTGCGATGCGCGCAGGTGGGTCCCGCGGTCGTCGGGGCACCCACCATCCCGGTCGTCGCGCACGCGGGCGCGGGCATCGTCGTGGACAGCGACCCCGAGTCGGAGCTGCTGGAGACGCGCGTGAAGTTCCGCCCCATCGTCGACGCGCTGGCCTGA
- a CDS encoding polyphosphate kinase 2 family protein, which yields MTASTSQNWSADTSAALRVGPGFRLADLDPSSTPGYSGGKSHGQKDLAAGVIRLDQLQERLYAESRSEATRAGVLLVLQAMDSAGKGGIIRHVVGSVDPQGVALTAFKKPTTEELANDFLWRVERRVPEPGFIGVFDRSHYEDVLIGRVRSLAPAEEIERRYGAINDFEKRLVDAGTRVIKVMLHISSDEQKERLGERLDRPDKYWKYNPGDVDERELWPAYMEAYQIAFERTSTEAAPWHVVPANRKWYARLAVQALLLDALEEIDPQWPEATFDVEAEQKRLAAT from the coding sequence ATGACTGCCTCGACCTCGCAGAACTGGTCCGCCGACACGTCCGCAGCGCTGCGGGTCGGGCCGGGCTTCCGTCTCGCCGACCTCGATCCCTCATCGACTCCCGGATATTCGGGGGGCAAGTCGCACGGACAGAAGGATCTGGCCGCCGGGGTGATCCGGCTCGACCAGCTGCAGGAGCGGCTGTACGCGGAGAGCCGGTCGGAGGCGACGCGGGCCGGCGTGCTGCTCGTGCTGCAGGCGATGGACTCCGCCGGCAAGGGCGGGATCATCCGCCACGTCGTCGGCTCCGTCGATCCGCAGGGCGTGGCGCTCACGGCGTTCAAGAAGCCCACCACGGAGGAGCTCGCGAACGACTTCCTGTGGCGGGTCGAGCGCCGCGTGCCCGAGCCGGGCTTCATCGGTGTCTTCGACCGGTCGCACTACGAGGACGTGCTGATCGGCCGCGTGCGCTCGCTCGCCCCCGCCGAGGAGATCGAGCGACGCTACGGGGCCATCAATGACTTCGAGAAGCGCCTCGTCGATGCCGGCACCCGCGTGATCAAGGTGATGCTGCACATCTCCTCCGACGAGCAGAAGGAGCGGCTGGGCGAGCGCCTCGACCGTCCGGACAAGTACTGGAAGTACAACCCCGGCGACGTCGACGAGCGCGAGCTGTGGCCCGCCTACATGGAGGCGTACCAGATCGCCTTCGAGCGCACGTCGACCGAGGCGGCGCCCTGGCACGTCGTGCCCGCGAATCGCAAGTGGTACGCGCGGCTGGCCGTGCAGGCGCTGCTGCTGGACGCCCTCGAGGAGATCGACCCGCAGTGGCCGGAGGCCACCTTCGACGTCGAGGCCGAGCAGAAGCGGCTCGCCGCGACCTGA
- a CDS encoding VOC family protein produces the protein MIEIATTVLTVEDVDRAGDFWRAALGYVNRRAPTDDWVILDPAAGKGAAPSIALSRTGYPQHYPPRLHLDIYADDQAAEIERLRGLGARDVAWDGYPPDADFVVMEDTEGNRFCVVDAPDWFEPGGRERRT, from the coding sequence ATGATCGAGATCGCGACGACCGTGCTGACCGTCGAGGACGTGGACCGCGCCGGCGACTTCTGGCGTGCGGCGCTGGGCTATGTGAACCGGCGGGCGCCCACCGACGACTGGGTGATCCTGGATCCGGCCGCGGGAAAGGGCGCTGCGCCGTCGATCGCGCTGTCCAGGACCGGGTACCCCCAGCACTACCCGCCGCGTCTGCACCTCGACATCTACGCGGATGACCAGGCCGCCGAGATCGAGCGGCTGCGGGGTCTGGGCGCCCGGGACGTCGCGTGGGACGGCTACCCGCCCGACGCCGACTTCGTCGTGATGGAGGACACCGAGGGCAACCGCTTCTGCGTCGTGGACGCGCCCGACTGGTTCGAGCCGGGCGGGCGCGAACGGCGCACCTGA
- the menD gene encoding 2-succinyl-5-enolpyruvyl-6-hydroxy-3-cyclohexene-1-carboxylic-acid synthase has product MTELDDERTAAAPATDAAAALLGGLVGAGVRHIVLSPGSRSQALALVAAELERQGLVRLHVRIDERVAGFTALGIGRESGLPAAVICTSGTAAANLLPAALEAHHAGVPLVLLTADRPPELRGVGANQTTRQPGLFSPSIRLEADLPVPEETDAAGDGPQTLLLLDVAAAAVAAALGEGARSAGPVHLNVPCREPLAGGLPGWLSAAAAPSGSAPAGEAAAERPDPTGDGEDDDSDLPADEPSGALYQGGGGIGESDLPPEEEAHPHVLARGPRTVVIAGADAGPDAEALAHAGGWPLIAEVVSGARFGRNLVHGYRGLLSDAELGGRIERAVVLGHPTLSREVNRLLSDPQVEILALRGPGEPLNLNGATTALDTVAVEAGETDRDWLGAWLQASRAASVDLTPPAPDADGLASPDPHERRVALEAEMAAVRATVDRAALVDAVWRATWPHDRLVFGSSRLVRVADALVGGKKIPVHANRGLAGIDGTIATATGVALARPQAAGVTRVLLGDLTLLHDVGGLLLPPGEPEPRLQVIVGNDGGGTIFDTLEVAQTAPAADMERVLYTPHDVRLEHLALAYGWEYHRVTTRSAFDQLLTSPVNGRQLIEVPLAR; this is encoded by the coding sequence GTGACCGAGCTCGACGACGAACGGACCGCGGCCGCTCCGGCGACCGACGCCGCGGCTGCGCTGCTCGGCGGGCTCGTGGGCGCGGGCGTGCGGCACATCGTCCTCAGCCCGGGTTCGCGGTCGCAGGCCCTCGCCCTCGTCGCGGCGGAGCTGGAGCGGCAGGGTCTCGTCCGGCTGCACGTCCGCATCGACGAGCGGGTCGCGGGCTTCACCGCGCTCGGCATCGGCCGCGAGTCGGGGCTTCCCGCAGCCGTCATCTGCACCTCCGGCACCGCCGCCGCCAACCTCCTCCCCGCCGCACTCGAGGCCCATCACGCCGGGGTGCCGCTGGTGCTGCTCACCGCCGACCGCCCGCCGGAGCTCCGCGGCGTCGGGGCCAACCAGACCACGCGGCAGCCGGGACTGTTCTCGCCGAGCATCCGTCTCGAGGCCGACCTGCCGGTGCCCGAGGAGACGGATGCCGCGGGCGACGGTCCGCAGACGCTGCTCCTGCTCGACGTGGCCGCCGCCGCGGTCGCCGCCGCGCTCGGCGAGGGCGCGCGGTCCGCCGGTCCCGTGCACCTCAACGTGCCCTGCCGTGAGCCGCTTGCGGGCGGCCTGCCCGGCTGGCTGAGCGCCGCTGCGGCCCCCTCCGGCTCAGCTCCCGCGGGCGAAGCCGCCGCGGAGCGGCCCGACCCGACCGGCGACGGCGAGGATGACGACTCCGACCTCCCCGCCGACGAGCCGTCCGGGGCGCTCTACCAGGGCGGCGGCGGCATCGGCGAGTCCGACCTGCCACCCGAGGAGGAGGCGCACCCGCACGTGCTCGCCCGCGGCCCGCGAACGGTCGTCATCGCCGGCGCCGACGCCGGGCCCGACGCCGAGGCCCTCGCCCATGCCGGCGGCTGGCCGCTCATCGCCGAGGTGGTCTCCGGCGCGCGCTTCGGGCGCAACCTCGTGCACGGCTACCGCGGTCTGCTGTCCGACGCCGAGCTCGGCGGTCGCATCGAGCGGGCGGTCGTGCTCGGCCACCCGACGCTCAGCCGGGAGGTGAACCGCCTGCTGTCCGACCCGCAGGTCGAGATCCTCGCGCTCCGCGGCCCCGGTGAGCCGCTCAACCTCAACGGCGCGACGACCGCGCTCGACACCGTCGCCGTCGAGGCGGGCGAGACCGACCGCGACTGGCTGGGCGCCTGGCTGCAGGCCTCCCGCGCGGCATCCGTTGATCTCACCCCTCCCGCTCCCGACGCCGACGGCCTCGCCTCGCCCGACCCGCACGAGCGCCGCGTCGCGCTGGAGGCCGAGATGGCCGCCGTGCGAGCCACGGTCGACCGCGCCGCCCTCGTCGACGCCGTGTGGCGAGCGACGTGGCCGCACGACCGCCTCGTGTTCGGATCGTCGCGGCTCGTGCGGGTGGCCGACGCGCTGGTCGGGGGCAAGAAGATCCCGGTGCACGCCAACCGCGGCCTCGCCGGCATCGACGGCACCATCGCCACCGCGACGGGTGTCGCCCTCGCCCGCCCGCAGGCGGCCGGCGTCACGCGCGTGCTGCTGGGCGACCTCACCCTGCTGCACGACGTCGGCGGTCTGCTGCTGCCGCCGGGGGAGCCGGAGCCGCGCCTGCAGGTCATCGTGGGCAACGACGGCGGCGGCACGATCTTCGACACCCTCGAGGTGGCGCAGACCGCTCCGGCGGCCGACATGGAGCGCGTGCTCTACACGCCGCACGATGTGCGTCTCGAGCACCTCGCCCTCGCCTACGGCTGGGAGTACCACCGCGTCACCACGCGGTCGGCCTTCGACCAGCTGCTGACGTCTCCCGTGAACGGGCGTCAGCTGATCGAGGTTCCGCTCGCGCGCTAA
- a CDS encoding class I SAM-dependent methyltransferase → MTPDSHRADLGKDPARVSGMFDEVAPAYDRTNTVLSLGNDRLWRVATTRAVAPRAGQRILDLAAGTGASSVALARSGAEIVAADFSPGMIAEGERRYGSGAVGGGIPNLRFVEANATDLPFEDDEFDTVTMSFGLRNVDEPKKALRELLRVTKPGGRIVVCEFSHPPSKAFAGLYRFYNGRILPAVAKAVSSNAEAYEYLNESINDWPDQRTLSGWMREAGWTRVAHRDLSFGIVALHRAVKPA, encoded by the coding sequence GTGACCCCGGACTCGCACCGCGCCGACCTCGGCAAGGACCCCGCCCGCGTCAGCGGCATGTTCGACGAGGTCGCTCCCGCGTACGACCGCACCAACACCGTCCTCAGCCTCGGCAACGACCGGCTGTGGCGCGTCGCGACCACGCGTGCCGTGGCGCCCCGGGCCGGTCAGCGCATCCTCGACCTGGCCGCCGGCACCGGCGCCTCGAGCGTCGCGCTCGCGCGCAGCGGCGCCGAGATCGTCGCCGCCGACTTCTCGCCCGGCATGATCGCCGAGGGCGAGCGCCGGTACGGTTCCGGAGCGGTGGGAGGCGGCATCCCGAATCTCCGCTTCGTCGAGGCGAACGCGACCGACCTCCCATTCGAGGACGACGAGTTCGACACGGTCACGATGTCCTTCGGGCTGCGCAACGTCGACGAGCCCAAGAAGGCCCTGCGCGAGCTGCTGCGCGTGACCAAGCCGGGCGGACGCATCGTCGTGTGCGAGTTCTCGCACCCGCCGTCGAAGGCGTTCGCCGGGCTCTACCGCTTCTACAACGGGAGGATCCTGCCCGCGGTGGCCAAGGCGGTGAGCTCCAACGCCGAGGCGTACGAGTACCTCAACGAGTCGATCAACGACTGGCCCGACCAGCGGACCCTCTCGGGATGGATGCGCGAGGCGGGCTGGACCCGCGTCGCCCACCGCGACCTCTCGTTCGGAATCGTCGCCCTCCACCGGGCTGTGAAGCCCGCCTGA
- a CDS encoding DUF4229 domain-containing protein, producing MKLPPVLVFTVLRLLAFLVPFGVMMLFPVFRDLYWLAAVFAALIGLSLSVIFFRKPLAAVSEQVERRRRTSTVVRDEDVEDAAADDIAPRDV from the coding sequence GTGAAGCTTCCTCCCGTGCTCGTGTTCACGGTTCTGAGGCTGCTGGCCTTCCTCGTACCGTTCGGCGTCATGATGCTGTTCCCGGTCTTCCGCGACCTCTACTGGCTCGCCGCGGTCTTCGCCGCCCTCATCGGTCTCAGCCTCTCGGTGATCTTCTTCCGGAAGCCCCTCGCGGCGGTGTCCGAGCAGGTCGAGCGCCGCCGTCGCACGTCCACGGTCGTGCGCGACGAGGACGTCGAGGATGCCGCGGCCGACGACATCGCGCCCCGCGACGTCTGA
- a CDS encoding PLD nuclease N-terminal domain-containing protein, whose product MARVLLIVALVLTVFWVYTIVDCAVQPAHRHRGVSKPIWILIVLLIPVLGGLLWLTIGRVRASVVATRVAPDDDPDFFTRRAATSDQDERIRRLEEELAQLDAEGDDPRWSSDGQKPAADVDPTPPVDGEDDGRGQRGAVG is encoded by the coding sequence GTGGCTCGCGTACTGCTCATCGTGGCGCTGGTGCTGACCGTCTTCTGGGTCTACACCATCGTCGACTGCGCGGTGCAGCCCGCCCACCGCCACCGCGGCGTGAGCAAGCCGATCTGGATCCTCATCGTGCTCCTCATCCCGGTGCTCGGCGGTCTGCTGTGGCTCACGATCGGCCGCGTGCGCGCGTCCGTCGTCGCGACCCGCGTGGCCCCCGATGACGACCCCGACTTCTTCACGCGTCGCGCCGCCACGAGCGACCAGGACGAGCGCATCCGCCGTCTCGAGGAGGAGCTCGCCCAGCTCGACGCCGAGGGCGATGACCCGCGATGGAGCTCCGACGGACAGAAGCCCGCCGCCGACGTCGACCCCACGCCGCCCGTCGACGGTGAAGACGACGGCCGCGGTCAGCGCGGCGCCGTCGGCTGA
- a CDS encoding TetR/AcrR family transcriptional regulator has protein sequence MSEPRPVGRRERKKAATRKAISDVATMMFLERGFDNVSIREVADAADVSPTTVFAHFPQKEALVFDEDTEQRDRLVAAVRERPAGMPIHRAIQDFYVEEVRVSAEEHGPDVARVFIDFMNQTPALREYGARMWLRHEDALAQAIAEDVGLDEPTAEIRVYARFVLQTQMMVTESDDQLGILEAGFALLENGWAPIESRLSGG, from the coding sequence ATGTCCGAACCCCGCCCGGTCGGCCGCCGCGAGCGGAAGAAGGCCGCGACCCGCAAGGCCATCTCCGACGTCGCGACGATGATGTTCCTCGAGCGCGGATTCGACAACGTGAGCATCCGCGAAGTGGCCGACGCGGCCGACGTCTCGCCCACCACCGTCTTCGCGCACTTTCCGCAGAAGGAGGCACTCGTCTTCGACGAGGACACCGAGCAGCGCGACCGTCTCGTCGCCGCGGTGCGGGAGCGTCCGGCCGGCATGCCGATCCACCGCGCCATCCAGGATTTCTACGTAGAGGAGGTCCGCGTCAGCGCGGAGGAGCACGGGCCGGATGTCGCCCGGGTGTTCATCGATTTCATGAATCAGACGCCGGCCCTGCGGGAGTACGGCGCCAGGATGTGGCTGCGGCACGAGGACGCGCTGGCCCAGGCGATCGCGGAGGACGTCGGACTCGACGAGCCGACGGCCGAGATCCGCGTCTACGCCCGGTTCGTCCTGCAGACGCAGATGATGGTGACCGAGAGCGACGACCAGCTCGGCATCCTCGAGGCGGGCTTCGCGCTGCTGGAGAACGGCTGGGCGCCGATCGAGTCGCGCCTCTCGGGCGGCTGA